From the Pseudodesulfovibrio indicus genome, the window CCGAAATCGAAAATCATGTCCTGTGGGCGCTCAAGCAGGATATCCTGGAACGAACGGAGTAATTCCCAACCCGACCAATCCGCCCGGAGGCGTCACGATGAAAGCTCTCAGAGCAGCCCGCATGGAACGATGCATCGGCTGCCATTCCTGTTCACTGGCCTGCGCGAGGCAGGTCCACAAGGTGCTCTCCTGGAACAAGGCGGGCATCCGCATCTCCTCGGCGGGCGGATTGTCCACCGGGTTCGAGGCGCGGGTCTGCCTGGCCTGCCATCCGGCCCCCTGCGCCGAGGCCTGCCCCACCGGCTCCCTCTCCCAGCGCCGGGACGGCGGCGTGATGCAGAAGAAGAAGCTGTGCATCCGCTGCGGCAAATGCGCCGAGGCCTGCCCGGTGGACGCCATCT encodes:
- a CDS encoding 4Fe-4S binding protein, giving the protein MKALRAARMERCIGCHSCSLACARQVHKVLSWNKAGIRISSAGGLSTGFEARVCLACHPAPCAEACPTGSLSQRRDGGVMQKKKLCIRCGKCAEACPVDAIFLDHQVNPYVCIHCGQCVDFCPHDCLELVDLPAREREGGSDD